The following proteins are co-located in the Candidatus Nanopelagicales bacterium genome:
- a CDS encoding LON peptidase substrate-binding domain-containing protein: protein MDSTPMFPLGSVLFPHMPLPLRLFESRYLVMLGHLLEQDDPSFGVVLIERGQEVGGGEQRFGVGTMAQIIEVDARKDFVSVVARGTDRFRVVDWEADGPYPRATLAPLPELHWNSGLEPARNEAESQVRRALAAMEEVGGTVWPADVALATDPMIATWQLAGLAPIGPMDQLSLLQVESTADLLAAISRLSREVTDIMSLRRSESGE, encoded by the coding sequence ATGGACTCAACACCGATGTTCCCCCTGGGTTCGGTGCTGTTCCCCCATATGCCGCTTCCGCTGCGCTTGTTCGAATCGCGCTACCTCGTCATGCTCGGACACCTACTCGAGCAAGACGACCCGTCTTTCGGGGTGGTCCTCATTGAGCGAGGACAGGAGGTCGGCGGTGGCGAACAGCGATTCGGTGTGGGCACCATGGCGCAGATCATCGAAGTTGACGCTCGCAAGGACTTCGTGTCCGTGGTGGCGCGCGGCACTGATCGATTCAGAGTCGTCGACTGGGAGGCGGACGGCCCCTACCCCAGGGCGACACTCGCGCCCCTGCCCGAACTGCACTGGAACTCGGGCCTGGAACCCGCCCGCAACGAAGCGGAGTCACAGGTGAGGCGGGCCCTGGCGGCCATGGAGGAAGTCGGAGGGACTGTCTGGCCGGCCGACGTCGCCCTGGCGACGGATCCGATGATCGCGACCTGGCAATTGGCCGGACTCGCCCCCATCGGTCCGATGGATCAACTCTCACTGCTGCAGGTGGAGTCGACGGCCGACCTGCTGGCGGCGATCAGTAGGTTGAGTCGCGAGGTGACCGACATCATGTCGCTGCGCCGTTCCGAGTCGGGGGAGTAG
- a CDS encoding IPT/TIG domain-containing protein, whose protein sequence is MSSSWGSVTDLSSTGVDATDPQIEISADGSRAIAVWLRGGVIQARVATMSGGTATWGPLEDFAASTAEPPAVALDTDGTHATVVWDGGAGDFIRARSATVSGNSATWGITRTVSGVLPPGFTDPDVALSAAGDRATAVWVDPGTTRIRSASSTISGNDASWEGGVTNISPAGSASRPVIRVSDDGAAAIAAWRRDSVVESAVATVAGAAATWGTATTLSAPGGSAERAGTTLSDDGVTATATWLRSNGSHIIAQSRSATISGIAADWGPMTELSAPGQDAANVTVAAASAGDRVIATWDRNGVLQSRVGTVNGNTGTWGSITAVVGSGAAVPQVQMSASGGRSVVIWRQSDTVIQTAAAEVSGTTGTWQTPVTVSATGGAPSPPGVSLSADGITAVATWTRSDGTSRIAQSNTGILVGTAPSVTAVSPASGGTSGGTPVTVTGTGFLSGATVSLGGSACTSPTVVSTTSITCSTPAHAAGAVAVTVTNPDTASGSLAGGYTYTDGASPTSRPTAAPTTTPTTTPTTAPTTQPTTPPPLISKPGVVNRLKASNFRKRKVQISWRPPSATGSSPIVKYRIRWTKPNRKTNYRSWHEQTSTKRTLKGMRKRAKYNVQVQAANAVGYGSWMTVGFRQKK, encoded by the coding sequence GTGAGCAGCTCGTGGGGCTCGGTCACCGATCTGTCCTCGACCGGAGTCGACGCCACGGATCCGCAGATCGAGATCTCGGCGGACGGCAGCCGGGCGATCGCAGTGTGGCTACGGGGCGGCGTAATTCAGGCCCGGGTTGCGACTATGTCCGGGGGCACCGCGACCTGGGGTCCCTTGGAGGACTTCGCTGCTTCGACCGCCGAACCCCCCGCAGTCGCCCTGGACACCGACGGTACCCACGCCACAGTTGTGTGGGATGGCGGTGCTGGGGATTTCATCAGGGCACGGTCGGCAACGGTGTCAGGCAACTCGGCGACTTGGGGCATCACCCGCACAGTTTCCGGCGTGTTGCCCCCAGGCTTTACCGACCCCGATGTCGCTCTGTCCGCCGCGGGCGACCGGGCGACCGCGGTGTGGGTCGATCCGGGAACCACTCGAATCCGATCCGCGTCCAGCACCATCAGCGGGAACGACGCATCGTGGGAGGGTGGCGTGACTAACATCTCCCCGGCGGGAAGCGCATCCCGTCCCGTGATCCGGGTGTCCGACGATGGGGCTGCTGCAATCGCTGCCTGGCGACGCGACAGCGTCGTGGAGTCCGCTGTGGCGACTGTGGCCGGAGCAGCAGCGACGTGGGGAACGGCCACCACGTTGTCCGCGCCGGGTGGGAGCGCCGAACGGGCCGGCACCACACTCTCCGACGATGGGGTCACCGCCACTGCCACCTGGTTGCGAAGCAACGGCTCGCACATCATCGCCCAGTCCCGCTCGGCAACGATCAGCGGAATAGCAGCCGACTGGGGCCCGATGACCGAACTCAGCGCACCGGGCCAGGACGCGGCCAACGTCACAGTCGCGGCAGCCTCCGCCGGAGATCGCGTCATCGCCACATGGGACCGCAACGGGGTGCTGCAGTCCCGGGTGGGAACCGTCAACGGCAACACCGGTACGTGGGGATCCATCACAGCTGTCGTCGGGTCCGGCGCCGCAGTGCCGCAGGTGCAGATGTCGGCTTCGGGAGGCCGATCCGTCGTGATCTGGCGGCAGTCGGACACGGTGATCCAGACCGCGGCCGCGGAGGTCAGCGGTACCACAGGTACCTGGCAGACTCCGGTAACCGTGTCGGCGACCGGTGGGGCGCCATCGCCCCCCGGGGTGAGTTTGTCAGCTGATGGAATCACCGCCGTGGCAACCTGGACACGATCCGATGGGACGAGCCGGATCGCGCAGTCGAACACGGGAATCCTGGTGGGAACCGCGCCATCGGTCACGGCCGTGTCCCCGGCTTCGGGTGGAACGAGCGGCGGTACTCCAGTCACTGTGACGGGAACCGGGTTCCTCAGCGGTGCCACGGTGTCCCTGGGTGGCTCCGCTTGCACCTCCCCCACCGTTGTCTCGACCACGAGCATTACGTGCTCCACTCCGGCCCATGCGGCCGGAGCGGTGGCCGTGACTGTGACCAATCCGGATACGGCGTCCGGCTCGCTGGCCGGCGGTTACACCTACACGGATGGCGCCTCACCCACGTCGAGACCCACCGCCGCTCCCACAACGACCCCGACCACTACTCCCACTACAGCGCCGACCACTCAGCCCACCACGCCCCCGCCGCTCATCAGCAAGCCGGGCGTCGTGAACCGTCTCAAGGCGAGCAACTTCCGCAAGCGCAAGGTGCAGATCTCGTGGCGACCACCAAGCGCCACAGGGAGTTCCCCGATCGTGAAGTACCGGATCCGGTGGACGAAGCCCAACCGCAAGACGAACTACCGATCCTGGCATGAGCAGACAAGTACGAAGCGAACCCTCAAGGGCATGCGAAAGCGCGCCAAGTACAACGTCCAGGTCCAGGCAGCGAACGCCGTGGGCTACGGGTCATGGATGACAGTGGGCTTCCGCCAGAAGAAGTAG
- a CDS encoding aldehyde dehydrogenase family protein, with product MTVEYPVAGQWTAGTSSRQVLSPFDGSLIAEVPAFSGADVDAAVAAADNAMATSPLATHERAAILDRAAQLLAGRQEDFAYDLAREAAKPLTQARIEVQRAVSTLTFCAAEARTFTGEMVPMDAAPSGVDHLGFVMRVPIGVVGAISPFNFPLNLVAHKVGPAIAAGCAVVVKPASQTPLSALNLAKVLFEAGLPLEYLSVVPGSGGTVGDALVRNPDVALISFTGSPEVGWGIRAEAPRKRVGLELGNNSPLIICADGDWKAAAAAVRLAGFSHAGQSCISTQRILVEDSIKDDFVAELVRQVSTLVVGDPLADTTEVSALIDKANTDRVKSWVESATANGATVAAGGTVTPEGHLNPTILVDAQPDDDVCAHEIFGPVVVVRGFTDVAAALAEANDSHYGLQAAIFTANINTALWAAKGLDYGGVLINEVPTWRADHMPYGGLRDSGNTREGPGWAIREMTEERLVVIKTGAGPA from the coding sequence ATGACCGTTGAATATCCCGTAGCCGGACAGTGGACAGCCGGAACCTCGTCGCGACAGGTGCTGTCGCCCTTCGACGGGTCCCTCATCGCCGAGGTGCCCGCATTCAGTGGGGCCGATGTGGACGCCGCTGTGGCTGCGGCCGACAACGCGATGGCCACGTCCCCCTTGGCGACCCACGAGAGGGCGGCCATCCTCGACCGAGCGGCCCAGTTGCTGGCGGGGCGCCAAGAGGACTTCGCGTACGACCTGGCTCGGGAGGCCGCCAAACCCCTCACCCAAGCGCGCATCGAGGTCCAGCGAGCGGTGTCGACCCTGACTTTCTGCGCCGCGGAGGCGCGCACGTTCACCGGTGAGATGGTTCCCATGGACGCGGCGCCGTCGGGGGTGGATCATCTCGGTTTCGTGATGCGGGTTCCGATCGGGGTGGTAGGAGCCATCAGCCCGTTCAACTTCCCCCTCAATCTTGTGGCGCACAAGGTCGGTCCGGCCATCGCCGCCGGGTGCGCTGTGGTCGTGAAACCTGCCAGTCAGACCCCCCTGTCGGCTCTGAACCTGGCCAAGGTCCTGTTCGAGGCGGGTCTGCCGTTGGAGTACCTCAGCGTGGTTCCCGGCAGCGGGGGTACGGTCGGCGACGCCTTGGTGCGCAATCCGGATGTCGCACTCATCTCGTTCACGGGTTCTCCGGAAGTCGGCTGGGGAATTCGTGCGGAGGCCCCCCGCAAGCGAGTCGGACTGGAACTGGGCAACAACTCCCCGTTGATCATCTGCGCCGACGGCGACTGGAAGGCAGCTGCCGCGGCCGTGCGACTCGCCGGGTTCTCGCACGCGGGACAGTCCTGCATCTCGACGCAACGCATCTTGGTGGAGGACTCGATCAAGGACGATTTCGTGGCGGAACTCGTGCGGCAGGTGTCGACCCTCGTCGTCGGTGACCCGCTCGCCGATACGACGGAAGTCTCCGCCCTGATCGACAAGGCCAACACCGACCGGGTCAAGTCCTGGGTCGAATCCGCGACGGCCAATGGGGCCACGGTCGCGGCCGGCGGCACGGTCACCCCCGAGGGTCATCTGAATCCCACGATTCTGGTGGACGCCCAACCCGACGACGACGTGTGCGCCCATGAGATCTTCGGACCCGTGGTCGTCGTGCGCGGCTTCACCGACGTGGCAGCGGCACTGGCCGAGGCCAACGACTCCCACTACGGCCTCCAGGCGGCGATCTTCACGGCGAACATCAACACCGCGCTCTGGGCTGCCAAGGGCCTGGACTACGGGGGAGTGCTCATCAACGAGGTGCCGACGTGGCGCGCGGACCACATGCCCTATGGCGGCCTGCGCGATTCCGGTAACACCCGCGAGGGTCCCGGCTGGGCGATTCGGGAGATGACCGAAGAGCGGCTCGTCGTCATCAAGACAGGAGCCGGACCCGCCTGA
- the sulP gene encoding sulfate permease, which produces MNGGLTTVQVAAGSGLMGRLPIASWLPRYRRAYIAGDLLAGLVVAALAIPQALGYAGIAGVPVIVGLYAIPFALVAYAVFGSSPHLVVGPVSTVSVLSGALVADLAQGDPGQVVALTSALAIGAGLGLIIGGVAKLGWAAEFLSRPIVTGFVFGLVLLIIIGEIPSLLGMPPATGDIFGKIGSILTSIGDIQPLTAAIGITALVVLFLGAHFVPRVPWGLIVLIVGIALSAALAWSQAGVVVVGAVPQGLPPIGLPHISGDQIPPVIVGGLSMAMVGLAEGLSAARIFAAREGYSINTNQELVGTGVANLAAGVSGGMGVAGSLSKTAASRRSGGHSQMTGLFGAAIVLLVLAFLTEYLAPLPRAILSAIVIQAVWGLMDLRALRRYQLIRRNDFNSSIAAMVGVLILGPLYGLLAAVGLAVLGLVYRSSRADVDIMGKVPDEKAAWGSIDNHPERRTYDGVLVIRLDAPLFWANSTEIADRLLAEVDANADTQALVLDLEATSQLDTTSIDTLELLLTRLRERQIDLYLVRVFYRARRVLAKSGFITELGEDHMWHSIAAGVRAARKDAHLKTKSHAQPEDEPNGDELNGDELNGDLHNSEEDDDNGDPSSEHIATGSRARHNGDDDDDDDDDGTSGPVPRGGYQDPFPTRRRFLFWRR; this is translated from the coding sequence ATGAACGGCGGGTTAACAACTGTGCAGGTGGCGGCCGGCAGCGGACTGATGGGACGACTGCCCATCGCGTCATGGTTGCCGCGTTATCGCCGCGCCTACATCGCCGGCGATCTGCTCGCCGGACTGGTCGTCGCAGCGCTGGCGATCCCCCAGGCACTGGGTTACGCGGGTATCGCCGGTGTGCCGGTCATCGTGGGCTTGTACGCCATCCCGTTCGCGCTGGTCGCCTACGCCGTGTTCGGCTCGTCCCCGCACCTTGTGGTCGGACCGGTGTCCACGGTCTCGGTGCTGTCCGGGGCACTGGTCGCCGACCTGGCCCAAGGAGATCCCGGGCAGGTCGTGGCGTTGACGAGTGCATTGGCCATCGGCGCAGGACTCGGTTTGATCATCGGGGGCGTGGCCAAACTGGGCTGGGCGGCCGAGTTCCTGTCACGGCCCATCGTCACCGGATTCGTCTTCGGGCTCGTCCTGCTGATCATCATCGGTGAGATTCCCAGTCTCCTGGGGATGCCGCCGGCGACCGGGGACATATTCGGCAAGATCGGCTCGATCCTCACGTCGATCGGGGACATCCAGCCGCTCACCGCAGCGATTGGAATCACGGCTCTGGTGGTCCTGTTCCTCGGTGCCCACTTCGTGCCGCGGGTTCCTTGGGGCTTGATCGTTCTGATCGTCGGAATTGCGTTGTCCGCGGCCTTGGCGTGGTCGCAGGCGGGTGTCGTCGTGGTCGGCGCTGTCCCTCAAGGATTGCCACCGATCGGGTTGCCGCACATCTCCGGCGACCAGATCCCGCCCGTGATCGTCGGCGGGTTGTCCATGGCCATGGTGGGGCTCGCGGAAGGTCTCAGCGCGGCCCGCATCTTCGCCGCCCGTGAGGGTTACAGCATCAACACGAACCAAGAGCTGGTCGGTACCGGTGTGGCGAACCTCGCGGCCGGGGTCTCCGGGGGGATGGGTGTGGCCGGGTCACTGTCCAAGACCGCCGCCTCACGCCGCTCGGGTGGACATAGCCAGATGACTGGCCTCTTCGGTGCCGCGATCGTCCTGCTTGTTCTGGCCTTCCTCACCGAGTACCTGGCGCCGTTGCCGCGCGCGATCCTGTCCGCAATCGTCATCCAGGCCGTGTGGGGTCTGATGGACCTGCGCGCGCTGCGCCGTTATCAGCTCATCAGACGAAACGACTTCAACTCCTCGATCGCCGCGATGGTCGGCGTCTTGATCCTCGGGCCGCTCTACGGGCTCCTGGCCGCCGTGGGGCTGGCCGTTCTCGGGCTCGTCTACCGGTCCAGCCGCGCTGACGTGGACATCATGGGCAAGGTGCCCGACGAGAAGGCCGCGTGGGGCAGCATCGACAACCACCCCGAGCGGCGCACGTACGACGGGGTCCTTGTCATCAGGCTCGACGCCCCGCTGTTCTGGGCGAACTCGACCGAGATCGCCGATCGCTTGCTGGCCGAAGTCGACGCCAACGCCGACACGCAGGCGCTGGTGTTGGACCTCGAAGCCACGAGCCAACTGGACACCACCAGCATCGACACCCTCGAGTTGCTGCTGACCCGGTTGCGAGAACGTCAGATCGACCTGTACCTGGTGCGCGTGTTCTATCGCGCCCGCAGGGTCTTGGCCAAGTCGGGCTTCATCACCGAACTCGGCGAGGACCACATGTGGCACAGCATCGCCGCCGGTGTCCGTGCGGCCCGCAAGGACGCGCACCTGAAGACCAAGAGTCATGCCCAGCCCGAAGACGAGCCGAACGGCGACGAGCTGAACGGCGACGAGCTGAACGGCGACCTGCACAACAGCGAGGAGGACGACGACAACGGGGACCCGAGTTCCGAACACATAGCCACGGGCAGTCGTGCCCGCCACAACGGCGATGACGATGACGATGACGATGACGACGGCACCTCCGGTCCAGTACCACGAGGCGGTTACCAAGACCCGTTCCCGACCCGGCGCCGGTTCTTGTTCTGGCGGCGGTGA
- a CDS encoding J domain-containing protein — protein sequence MAKTDLWASVPGDLYAVLGVAPDADDGHIQAAWHRAARATHPDVGGDQDRFRSVHVAYLVLSDPEQRRRYDTERAIRAAAARAEARMASQGEGIRSPRADASEIGHGLLVVMALLAVAAVVLAYVLPWTTLVTGTVVAAVVLTRYARLHGYWP from the coding sequence ATGGCGAAGACAGACCTGTGGGCCTCAGTGCCCGGCGATCTCTATGCCGTCCTGGGCGTGGCCCCTGACGCAGACGACGGCCATATCCAGGCTGCCTGGCATCGCGCTGCGCGCGCCACGCACCCGGATGTCGGCGGCGATCAGGACAGGTTCCGTTCGGTTCACGTCGCGTATCTGGTCCTGTCGGACCCCGAGCAGCGGCGGCGCTACGACACCGAGCGGGCGATTCGGGCAGCAGCGGCTCGAGCCGAGGCGCGCATGGCCTCCCAGGGAGAGGGAATCCGGTCCCCGCGCGCCGACGCCTCCGAAATCGGACATGGACTGCTGGTGGTCATGGCCCTGCTCGCAGTTGCGGCGGTGGTGCTGGCCTACGTGCTGCCGTGGACCACCCTGGTCACGGGCACGGTGGTGGCCGCGGTGGTCCTCACCCGTTACGCCCGACTGCACGGCTACTGGCCGTAA
- a CDS encoding transaminase, whose translation MSIDRQRLAEHLTQERDLHVQRTPKSRALFERADHLFGRVPMTWMNKWSGGYPLYLAGAHGNRITDVDGNEYVDFALGDTGAMAGHSPKPTVAAVEKRIGQEGGITTMMPTEDAEWVAAELTRRFGMPLWSFSLTATDANRWALRIARMVTGRSKVMAFSYCYHGSVDETFVITGADGGAAPRGGNVGPAVPIDQTTRVAEFNDLASVEAGLAHGDVAVLIMEPALTNIGIVLPEPGFLDGVRDLCDQYGTLLLIDETHTISAGPGGCTAAWGLRPDIFVIGKSIGGGIPTGAYGITQALADAVATREDADLVDVGGVGGTLAGNVLSTAAMRATLGDVLTDEAFAHMIELATRFRDGVEQVLSQYLVPWSIEQLGARAEYRFCSPAPRSGSESAAAHDDDLEEYLHLFLSNRGVLITPFHNMALMCPQTTAVDVDLHSLLFGEAVAQIA comes from the coding sequence GTGAGCATCGATCGACAGCGACTGGCCGAGCACCTGACGCAGGAGCGGGATCTGCACGTCCAGCGCACACCGAAATCCCGCGCCCTGTTCGAGCGGGCCGATCACCTGTTCGGGCGCGTCCCGATGACCTGGATGAACAAATGGTCCGGTGGCTACCCCTTGTACCTGGCCGGTGCGCACGGCAACCGCATCACCGACGTCGACGGCAACGAGTACGTCGATTTCGCGCTGGGAGACACCGGCGCAATGGCAGGGCACTCCCCGAAGCCAACCGTCGCCGCTGTGGAGAAGCGCATCGGTCAAGAAGGTGGGATCACCACGATGATGCCGACCGAAGACGCGGAGTGGGTCGCCGCCGAGCTCACGCGCCGATTCGGGATGCCCCTGTGGTCTTTCAGCCTGACCGCGACCGACGCCAATCGATGGGCCTTGCGGATCGCCCGCATGGTGACCGGGCGTTCGAAGGTCATGGCGTTCTCGTACTGCTATCACGGCTCGGTCGACGAGACTTTCGTGATCACGGGTGCCGATGGGGGTGCGGCACCGCGCGGGGGCAACGTCGGTCCTGCCGTCCCGATCGACCAGACGACGCGGGTCGCGGAGTTCAACGACCTGGCATCGGTCGAGGCAGGATTGGCGCACGGCGACGTCGCGGTGTTGATCATGGAACCGGCGCTGACCAACATCGGAATCGTGCTGCCGGAACCCGGGTTCCTGGACGGCGTGCGGGACCTGTGCGACCAGTACGGAACCCTGCTCCTCATCGACGAGACCCACACGATTTCGGCTGGTCCGGGAGGTTGCACCGCTGCGTGGGGGCTGCGGCCGGACATCTTCGTGATCGGGAAGAGCATCGGTGGCGGAATCCCCACGGGGGCCTATGGGATCACGCAGGCTTTGGCCGACGCCGTGGCAACTCGGGAGGATGCGGACCTTGTGGACGTCGGGGGCGTCGGAGGCACCCTGGCGGGCAACGTCTTGTCGACGGCGGCCATGCGAGCAACGCTGGGAGATGTTCTGACGGACGAGGCATTCGCCCACATGATCGAGCTGGCGACTCGGTTCCGGGACGGGGTCGAGCAGGTCTTGAGCCAGTACCTGGTTCCCTGGTCGATCGAGCAGTTGGGTGCTCGCGCCGAATACCGGTTCTGCTCTCCGGCACCTCGCAGCGGCAGCGAGTCCGCTGCTGCCCACGACGACGACCTCGAGGAGTACCTGCATCTCTTCTTGTCGAACCGAGGTGTACTGATCACCCCGTTCCACAACATGGCGCTCATGTGTCCGCAGACCACCGCGGTCGACGTCGACCTCCATTCGCTGCTGTTC